ACTATGCAATGGATGGTGCCGGCATCGAACAATGGCCACTGTCTTATTTCATTGGCCCATGCCAGGTCATGCATGTTGATGTCAAACCAGGCGACCTTGTTGGTATACAACACTTAACTGGCGAGATACAAGCTGGCAGAATCATCCTTGCCGGCGGCACCTATCCAGATCCAACCCACTTTAATGAGGACTTCTGCGCCCTCGATCCCGCTCTGGTCGATCACTTGCATGCGGAAGGGGTGATGACTGTTGGTGTCGACACTCCGAGCGTTGACCCATTCGACTCAAAAGATTTACAAGCCCACACCCGTTTCTACCACAATGAAATGGCGATTATTGAGACCCTCCGCCTTGAAGGGGTGCCCGATGGTTTATATCAATTGGTGGCTCCGCCACTGAAGCTTGCTGGCTTTGATGGCAGTCCTGTGCGCGCCGCGCTTTGCTCGCTCTAGCGAATGGTGGCAATCACCTTGACTTCAACGGCAATGGGCGTTGGAAGCGAACTAATCTCAATCGTTGTTCTTGTCGGATTCGGATTACCCGCACCAGCAAAGCACTCGGCGTAAATCTTGTTGTAAGTTTTGAAGTCGCCCTGCATATCGGTAAGAAACACCAGCACGTCAACGATTTGATCCCATGAAGAGCCGGCGTCTTCAAGAACGTGCCGAACATTACGAAAGCATGATCGACACTGAGCTTCAATGTCCTTATGAACGACGCGCCCCTGATCATCTAAAGTCACACCGGGAATTTGACTACTGCCACGCTCCCTGGGGCCAATGCCAGAAAGGAAGAGCAAGTTGCCAACGCGGCGTGCGTGTGGATAGGCGCCAACTGGCTCAGGTGCTCTTGATGATTCAATTCCAGTCATGAAGGCGATGGCTCCATTGCGAGGCAAATATTTTTTGGTTCTGTGAAAAATCGTAATGCTTCATCGCCACCTTCACGCCCGATGCCACTGGCTTTCATTCCACCAAAGGGGACGCGCAGATCTCTCAGCATCCAACAGTTGATCCAAACCGTACCCGCATCCAGCTCAGCGGCCACGCGATGGGCCCGAGCAACATCTTTCGTAAAGACGCTGGCAGACAAACCGTAGACCGTGCTATTGGCCATAGCGATCAACTCAGATTCGTTTTCAAAAGGAATCACAGACACGACGGGACCAAAGATCTCTTCTTGGTTCGTAAGGCAGGTGTGAGAAAGTCCAGAGAGCACTGTTGGCTCACAAAAGAAGCCATCCTTGCATCGCCGAGGCAAATCACGCGGTGGGACACCACCCACGTGCACTACAGCACCCTCGTCACGGGCTCTTTGAAT
The sequence above is a segment of the Phycisphaerales bacterium genome. Coding sequences within it:
- a CDS encoding RidA family protein; the protein is MTGIESSRAPEPVGAYPHARRVGNLLFLSGIGPRERGSSQIPGVTLDDQGRVVHKDIEAQCRSCFRNVRHVLEDAGSSWDQIVDVLVFLTDMQGDFKTYNKIYAECFAGAGNPNPTRTTIEISSLPTPIAVEVKVIATIR
- a CDS encoding cyclase family protein, whose translation is MEVLYDISPSIDSDLAVWPGDTPISRRVLMDIEKGDSVRLSTMTATVHLGSHADAPSHYAMDGAGIEQWPLSYFIGPCQVMHVDVKPGDLVGIQHLTGEIQAGRIILAGGTYPDPTHFNEDFCALDPALVDHLHAEGVMTVGVDTPSVDPFDSKDLQAHTRFYHNEMAIIETLRLEGVPDGLYQLVAPPLKLAGFDGSPVRAALCSL